A genomic region of Methanosarcina thermophila TM-1 contains the following coding sequences:
- a CDS encoding PAS domain S-box protein, with translation MDKKIEILLIEDNPGDAALIEDMLEEFSSFPYELKNAATLNEGLNLLKENSFDVILADLGLPDSDGIDTFLEIHARNSRIPIIILTGMTDERLGINAVKQGAQDYLVKGQVDGKLLIRSIQYSIERKKSEEKIQNLANVVESSNDAIITKSLDGIITSWNKGAEQIYGYSAEEALGKPADFLIPSELNNESKRLLEMVKRGEKVHQYETSRVRKDGRIIDVSMTLSPIFDISGELAAVSIIARDITESKKAEERLQRSEERYRIIAEQTGQLIYEYDIEDGKIYWAGAIEKVTGYTQEELTNIGIELWINNVHPDDQVRVWNQKMNDYIQNTKNAESKRNCHLEYRFRRKDGEYIYIEEHVVCLQKGNYLTNKVFGIMKDITEKKKAENVLKRIEEARKKEIHHRIKNNLQVISSLLDLQAEKFAGSDSYDPSKVLAAFKDSQNRVISMALIHEELYGSREVSTLNFGAYLQKLTEDLLRCYNVGASGINLRLEIEENTFFDMDTAVPLGMVVNELVSNSLKHAFPDKKSGEIRIKLSREENRKFKNDKLKGKNEGRKCKNYTLTISDNGTGIPESLNIEDSDTLGIQLVTILVDQLDGVLELNRNSGTEFIIEFSVEEKQQETYQEPLESPETLLF, from the coding sequence ATGGATAAGAAGATTGAAATCTTACTTATTGAGGACAACCCCGGGGATGCAGCTCTAATTGAAGATATGCTCGAAGAATTCTCTAGCTTTCCGTATGAGCTTAAAAATGCTGCAACCCTGAATGAAGGTTTGAATCTTCTTAAGGAAAATTCGTTTGATGTAATACTAGCCGACCTGGGATTACCGGACAGCGATGGCATTGACACTTTTCTTGAGATTCATGCAAGGAACTCGCGAATTCCCATCATAATCCTGACAGGTATGACTGATGAAAGGCTCGGAATCAATGCCGTAAAGCAAGGTGCTCAAGACTACTTGGTCAAAGGGCAGGTAGACGGAAAATTACTGATACGTTCTATCCAGTATTCCATTGAACGTAAAAAATCCGAGGAAAAAATCCAGAACTTAGCAAATGTTGTGGAATCATCAAATGATGCTATTATAACAAAATCGCTTGACGGAATTATTACAAGCTGGAATAAAGGGGCAGAGCAGATCTATGGGTATTCGGCTGAGGAAGCTCTGGGCAAGCCCGCAGATTTCTTAATACCATCTGAATTGAATAATGAATCAAAAAGATTACTTGAGATGGTTAAACGGGGAGAAAAGGTTCACCAGTATGAAACCTCACGGGTAAGAAAAGACGGCAGGATTATAGACGTGTCAATGACCCTTTCCCCGATTTTTGACATCTCCGGAGAACTTGCAGCAGTCTCGATAATTGCCAGAGATATAACCGAGAGCAAAAAAGCCGAAGAGAGGCTTCAGAGAAGTGAGGAAAGGTATCGTATAATTGCGGAGCAGACAGGGCAGCTCATATACGAATACGATATTGAGGATGGTAAAATTTACTGGGCAGGTGCCATAGAAAAGGTCACGGGATATACTCAGGAAGAACTGACGAATATCGGGATTGAACTATGGATAAATAATGTCCACCCTGACGACCAGGTAAGAGTCTGGAACCAGAAAATGAATGATTACATCCAGAACACAAAAAACGCTGAAAGTAAGAGAAATTGCCACCTGGAATATCGTTTTAGAAGGAAGGATGGAGAATATATTTATATCGAGGAGCATGTTGTTTGCCTTCAAAAAGGAAATTATCTCACAAATAAAGTCTTCGGGATAATGAAAGATATCACGGAAAAGAAAAAGGCTGAAAATGTGCTAAAAAGGATTGAAGAAGCTCGTAAAAAAGAAATCCACCATCGGATAAAAAATAACCTTCAGGTCATCTCATCCCTGCTTGATCTTCAGGCTGAGAAATTCGCTGGTAGTGACAGTTATGACCCTTCAAAAGTCCTTGCAGCATTCAAGGACAGCCAGAACAGGGTTATTTCTATGGCTCTTATTCATGAGGAGCTGTATGGATCGCGAGAGGTCAGCACACTTAATTTTGGAGCATACCTGCAGAAGCTGACCGAGGATCTCTTAAGGTGTTATAATGTCGGAGCCTCAGGAATCAATCTGCGTCTGGAAATCGAGGAAAATACTTTTTTTGACATGGATACCGCAGTTCCTTTAGGAATGGTTGTCAACGAACTTGTATCAAACTCCCTCAAACACGCATTTCCAGACAAAAAATCTGGAGAAATTCGGATTAAGCTTTCCAGGGAAGAAAATCGAAAATTCAAGAACGATAAGCTCAAAGGCAAAAATGAAGGGCGCAAATGTAAAAATTACACGCTAACCATTTCAGACAACGGAACAGGTATACCTGAGAGCCTTAATATAGAAGATTCCGACACATTAGGGATACAGCTGGTAACTATCCTGGTAGACCAGCTAGATGGAGTACTCGAATTGAACAGGAACTCCGGAACTGAGTTTATTATTGAGTTCTCGGTAGAAGAGAAGCAGCAGGAAACTTATCAGGAGCCTTTGGAATCTCCAGAAACTTTACTTTTCTAA
- a CDS encoding response regulator, with protein sequence MRTRTMSKSVEILLVEDSKGDVGLIEEVFEDAKIGNTLHIVEDGEEAIAFLRGEGQFSDAPRPDIILLDLNLPKKDGREVLEEVKSDDELKNIPVVILTTSKAEEDILKSYNLHANAYITKPVDFDQFIKVVKSIESFWLEIVKLPSK encoded by the coding sequence ATGAGAACCCGGACCATGTCTAAATCCGTAGAAATCCTCTTAGTGGAAGACAGTAAAGGAGATGTAGGCTTAATTGAAGAAGTTTTCGAAGATGCGAAAATCGGGAATACTCTTCATATTGTAGAAGATGGAGAAGAGGCAATCGCTTTTTTACGCGGCGAAGGACAATTCTCAGACGCTCCACGCCCGGATATAATTCTTCTGGATTTAAATTTACCAAAAAAAGATGGGCGCGAGGTTCTTGAGGAAGTAAAAAGCGACGATGAGCTTAAGAACATACCTGTTGTGATTTTAACGACTTCAAAAGCCGAAGAGGACATACTGAAATCTTATAATCTCCATGCCAATGCATACATTACCAAACCTGTTGACTTTGATCAATTTATAAAAGTAGTTAAATCCATAGAAAGCTTTTGGCTTGAGATTGTAAAACTGCCGTCGAAATGA